TCTGAATACTCGTTGAAGTTGAGGACTTTTCACAAGGCAAAAGGCATGCAGTATCACGAACCATCCATGGAAATGTCGCTACCATTTGGATTTTGATTGGCACTCAAAGGGCTTTGTGAGACGTTGCCCTGATTATGAGCAGCACCAAAAGTGAATTCCTGTGGAGGAATGTCAAAAGCAGGACGGGCAAAAAGTGAAGGAGCACTAGAATTATTGAAGGCTGGAGGAGGAATGGGGTCGCTAGGCTTTGGGAAGCCAAAGTTGAAGGATGTCACAGGAGAAGGGAAGGCTGGCATGACGGGGCAGGGCTGGTTCTCAAGTGACGCCAAGATCTTTTGCTCGTACTCCTGTAGCTGTTGGTAGACCTCTGTagaggtaaagaaaagaaggcgTCAGAGAGACGCAAAGCTAGAAGTAAACTTTTTAACTAATATCAGTTTCAAAGAGCAGCCACAGCCCAAGTGAAGAAAGAAAGGTTTTGTGAGCTGGCAACTCACCAACACAAAGGTTAACGGGCTCTGATCTTCTAATTCTAGAAGTCACTACATAATGACTTAACTCTATTAGCTTGGTCACAGTTTATATCACCAACGATGCACTAATGTTGTGCAGTTTTTCCCATCCCTATTTTTTCAATTTACCATTCGAGTATGAAAATAGCATCCAAAATCAAGATCAACTATCTGACCTCTTTAACTATATGGATACCAGGGTTTGTCATCTCACAGATTTGCATTTCTCAGAATGTGTAGAGTTAGTACCTTAATATTTTCGCTTTTCAACTGTATGTAAAAGAAGAAATCCTTATAAAGATAGCAGAGTATGTAGACCTTGAGTTAGGTCAACAGAAGGTCTTCGCTCTTTCACCCACTGAAGGCTCTGTGCAAGGTTCCATCTTCTACTTTTCATCAAATAAGCGATTACAATGGCTGCCGACCTATCAAAAAAGCACAAGTCTATGAGTTCTATATATAAAAACCTTGCACAAACCAAAATGGTGGTTTCTGCATGAACAATCAATTGAAAGCCACTCCAGAAAACTGCTGTAACAGTTTACTGCATTTATCATTCTCAGTGAGAAATATTATGTTTTAGCACTAAAGGTTGTTTAAGTTTCTGAGAGGAAGCTGAAAAAAGAGCACAAGTTTAACATCTATACCTTAATTGTGGAAAACCCACAAAGGGAGAACAAGAGAATGGAGGAGAAAAGGATAAAGCACAAACACGAAAGGAAAAAGGCAAAATGTAATGAggcttatgtgaaaaattgataatCAATCTCCTTACCTGTTTTTGCCTAACATACAGTGCACAAGAACACGAGCCCTATCCTTTTCACATTGTTCTGCGCAAAAAGAAATATTCTCAGATTAGCCAGCACAATGCCTCCAACAAAACATGAAAGAACACTGGAGAACAAGCTTGAGGtcataagcatgatatctactgtAGCAGTCAAGGCCGACGGTGTCTTCGTTAGTAATGATGCAACAGCTAGAGACATGTAAACGGAGGCTTCAGTTGAAACATATTAAATGCTGTCATGTAGAAATACATGTATAAAGAACCTTACTagaatgtttttaaaaaaaaaaagaaaaacaagatcGCCTTTCCAGGTGAACCTGTTGTAAACAAATCTGTGATAATCAAACATTACATGGCTCAACATTCAACTAGAGAAAGCTACCATTCAATGTCCAGCAGAGAACAAAACTCAATCTAATACATTTATATAGCAGTTTAACTCGCTATGGTTTTTTGTACCTTCAGAGGCAGAGGAAGATGAACTAAAGAGGCAAAGCAGTAAAACACAAAGAAGAAGGCTGTAGATGAGGAAGTGAACTCAGAAGCTGGTTCACAATCTCATGGAAAGCAAGAGGCCATACCTTCGCGGGGTGGCTTGGTTTGTGAGTAAGGGATAATAATTCCGGGATAAAATACGGAATTATTTTATCCTGTGTTTGGTTGAACTTTTGATTTTGGGATTAGTCGGAATTATTTATACCATAATTGTTATATTATTTCTATCCATATGGTGAAGAATACTCCACTAAACAACACTACAGCCTAAATATCACATTTTGCAATATCAACAAAATTGTTTGGTGATAGATTATTAGTTTGTATAAATAATAAGCTTCAAAGCCTAACGTATCCACAAGATAAGTGTCGTAGACACACAAACGTTAAAATGGATGTGTGATCATACAAGATTATAAATAATCACATTCAGCATAAAATGCAAGTAGCACCAGTGATGGATTAAATGAGAGAATGTCCCTTAAGATGATCAGGTCATGTCCTATGTCGACCTGCAGATGCACTGGCACCAGTCCATATAAGTAAAATCTTGGAGattgaaggagttaaaagggAACGAGGTaggcctaaaatcacatggaATGAAATTATCTATAGACCTACAACATCTTGGATTCATGCAGAGCTAACAAAGATAGGgacaaatgaaaggaaaagatctATATAGACTACCAATTATTTGGGATAAGATTTTATTCATCTCAGTACATTACTTTAGGTCCACTGTTTGCTAAGATTCTTATAGTCTTGTCCGCTATTTATGTGCCAGGAAAAAATGTAGAATGCTTCTAGTGCTACACAGCTAGAGAAACTAATAATTTATAATATTGAACAAAGACACGCTTAATTGGAATGACGTAGACAATAATGATTCATATGACGGACCCCAACTTACTTGGGATTGAGAAATAATAGTATGCATTATTAGTTTGTTCACACAAATCAGTCCTCACTCCATAATTTCCAATGAACGAGGCACCTTAAGAGGATTGCAACAGCAAATAATTGACCAAACTAAAGAACTACTTTAAAGAGAAGGGTCTCATAGAGATCCCTACCTTTtcatttaaaaaaacaaaagaaatgtcTCATAGATCTCCAAATCAAGATTAGATGTGCTAGGTTCAACAAA
Above is a window of Nicotiana tabacum cultivar K326 chromosome 8, ASM71507v2, whole genome shotgun sequence DNA encoding:
- the LOC107801872 gene encoding protein-tyrosine-phosphatase IBR5 encodes the protein MRKRERENPCGVCGHYHKYEEGEVCGICGHRMPAVSEKGIQLSAFPSEILPEFLFLGSYDNASRAELLKTFGISRILNTVPACQNLYKNSFTYHCLQDDQNLPFDDAIQFLEQCEKDRARVLVHCMLGKNRSAAIVIAYLMKSRRWNLAQSLQWVKERRPSVDLTQEVYQQLQEYEQKILASLENQPCPVMPAFPSPVTSFNFGFPKPSDPIPPPAFNNSSAPSLFARPAFDIPPQEFTFGAAHNQGNVSQSPLSANQNPNGSDISMDGS